Genomic DNA from Diorhabda carinulata isolate Delta chromosome 10, icDioCari1.1, whole genome shotgun sequence:
TTTTCCATTACGTCCGGATCCGACATCGAATCGAACGGTTTTTGACGACAATTCGTCAATATTTCCCATAGAGTTACGCCGAACGCCCAAACGTCACTTTTCGTAGTGTACCTGTAATTCAAAATATACTCTAAAGAAAAGGAAACGTTCGTTTAGCGTTTTCGAGATCGTATAATCCATTTATCGGCACTTATATTTCATCTTTCGTCTTGTTcaacgaattttattattggtttaaCCGGAATTTTCCACATCTGAGAtatcgataaatggattctacgatctcgaaaacgctaaactaattttatattagGCTTCTTCACACTGGCCATCGATAAATGAATTCTACGACTttgaaaacgctaaactaatGTTGGATTAGACTTTTTCTGTATCTTGAACttagataaatggattctacgactTAGAAAACGATAAGCTAATTTGAGATTTTGTTTTTCGGCACTTGGGACTaagataaatggattctatatatataattaGGCTTCTACTCCATCTTGGACATCGATAAATAGATTCTACGACTttgaaaacgctaaactaatGTTGGATTAGACTTTTTCTGTATCTTGGAcatcgataaatggattctacgactTTGAAAACGCTGAGCTTATTTGAGATTTGGTTTTTCGGCATTTGGGACttagataaatggattctacgatCTCGAAAATGCTAAACTAATTTGAGATTAGGCTTCTACAGCATCTTGGAcatcgataaatggattctacgactTTGAAAACGCTGAGCTTATTTGAGATTTGGTTTTTCGGCATTTGGGACttagataaatggattctacgatCTCGAAAATGCTAAACTAATTTGAGATTAGGCTTCTACTGCATCTTGGAcatcgataaatggattctacgactTTGAAAACGCTGAGCTAATTTGAGATTTGGTTTTTCGGCATTTGGGACttagataaatggattctacgatCTCGAAAATGCTAAATTAATTTGAGATTAGACTTCTACTGCATCTTGGAcatcgataaatggattctacgactTTGAAAACGCTGAGCTAATTTGAGATTTGGTTTTTCGGCATTTGGGACttagataaatggattctacgatCTCGAAAATGCTAAACTAATTTGAGATTAGACTTCTACTGCATCTTGGAcatcgataaatggattctacgactTTGAAAACGCTAAATTAATGTTGGATTAGACTTTTTCTGCATGTTGGAcatcgataaatggattctacgactTATAAAACGCTAAACTAATGTTGGATTAGACTTTTTTTGCATCTTGGCCTTAGATAAATGGATTCTTTGACTTAGAAAACGCACAATTAACGTGTTGACATGAATTGTATCTTGTTTTTTGACTTGAacagcaattttttttttctcgttcGACTCACCTACTCTGGTAGACGCTCTCCCACGCCATCCAACGTATCGGCAACGGCGTATAACCGTCGACTTTATAATAATCGTTGACGTAGAGTTCGTTGTACGTTCCGAAAtcgcaaatttttatttgatatccGTTTCCAATGAGACAATTCCTCGTCGCCAAATCTCGATGAACGAAATTCAATGTTTCCAGATATTTCATACCGGACGCTATCTGCACGCTCATATACAGGAGGCAATCGAAAGTTAACGTGTTGTACGTTGGATGATTCGTCCTCAAAAATTGACACAAATCACCTTGATCCAAATATTCCATTACGACGCAGAGTGGATCGTCCAAACTGCATATACCCAAAACTCGAGCTATGTTTTGATCTTCTAGGGCGGCCAGTATACGAACGTCTCTGAAAAAATCTTGTCTGTAAaggaaaaattcgatttttagGAAATTTTCGGTTTCGATATGTGAAATTTCGTCACCTCTCTTTGTCCCCGGcggtttcttttaaaaattttatagccACCAATCGGGTTAATCTACAGAACGTCGAAGAAAATTCGTTTATACTATCAGCTTCGGCTATATACACctagaaatttaaaatttgttactaaaagttgaattttttcgtTGCACCTCGTATATTACCGTTCCGAAAGCGCCTTCCGATAGCTTGGTGAGCATTCGAAGACGATGTCGAGGTATTTCTTTCAGATTATTACCGTCCAATCGATTTTTTAGTGCCGCAATCGCGTCTTGTCTGGTAGGCGACTGAAAACATGATCtcgtttcaaatttttgattaaaattttgccGGAAGTGCATTTATTAGAAATTTCGCCGAATCCGTCCGCATTTGAAGCCTTGACAATTAACGGACGCgcattaattaaaattttgccGAATAAGCCCACGGTTAAAGTTTCAGCGCACTCGCCGGAACGcgaatttgtttaaaattttgcCGAATCGTAACTTTAGCGGACgcgaatttattaaaattttgccGAATACGCCCACGGTTAAAGTTTTGGCGAACCCACGCTGGTTTTAAATTTTAGCGAACTCGCCGGGACGTGGATTTGTTTAAAACTTTGCCGAATCCGCCCGCAGTTAAACCATTGGCAATTGCGTATTTGATTGTAACTTTAGCGGATGcgcatttattaaaattttgccGAATTCGCCCATGGTAAAAGCTTTGGCGAACTTGtacatttgtttaaaattttgcCGAATTCGGCAGCAGTTGATATATTGGTGTCCGCGATTGAAATTTTCGACGAAGGCGCGTTTGTTAGAAATTTTGACGGAAACACATTTACGAAAAATTTTGTCGTATACGCCATCAGTTTAAAAGTTTTGCCGAACAAACATTTGTCATTTGTTAGAAATTTTACCGAACGCGCTTCAGCTGTTTTGGCAAACGCGaactgtttaaaatttttgcaaaaagcGCGTTTAATTCCTTAATAAAAGTTTTGccaatgttcaaaatttttaacgaaCGACCATTTGCTTAAAATGTTTGCCGAATACGTTTGTATGTAATTTTTGGCGGACGCgagttcattaaaaaaattttgcgGTCACtcatttgtataaaattttgacagacATATATTCGCGAGAAATTTTGCCGAACGAGCCCACAGTTAAAATTATAGCTTCAGCCAAAGTTTCAGTGAACTCGAATTTGAAACTTTTGCCGAATCAACATTTGTTGGAAATTTTGCCGAATGTGCGCCCGGCGAAAGTTTTGGTAAACGCGAATTTGTTCAAAACTTTCGTCGAATACTTccttgataaaaattttgtcataCGCGTGCGCTTGCTCAAAATTTTTGCCGAATACGTTTGTAGATGAAATTTTTGGCGGACGCGCGCTTATTTAACATTTTCGCGAACTCGCATTTCCTTCAACGAACCTTTTTGTACATAAAggatgtagaaaaaataaaattaaaggtCATCACGATCCTTTACCTACTTGTTTAACTATATCCTCGTTGTGTGTCGATTTCGTTGACGTCTTGGGGGCTTTCGACGACGTGCTCGTTAATCTGTTTCTATATAAAGTCAACGTACTATCGCTGTCGGACAGTAAGGGAAGATTACTGCCCTCGGGCGTAACATATTCATAGTTATCTGTcggttttatttgtttttctatggTGTTGTTGATTTTGTCTTTCATTTCCATAACGACTGGACTGTAGCTATAATAAGGAGCGAATTTCATGGCCTGATATGGTTCTTGGTATTCGTTGTTTTCAGTTATATGTCCGGGGTGGGGTAGGGGTAAAGTCGATCTCAGACTCGATTTCATCGTACCTTGCACCATTCGATAATCTTCGATCTCAGTCACCCCATAAGCTTCGATGGAACTTTCTTTTTCATTGAATCCTTgacagaattgaaaaaaattatcatacaaacgaaaacaaatgaaatatctAAGTCACATTTTGACAAACTATTCTTcttatttatcgaaatttttgagGCATTACAGAAGGccaaagttttgaaaaaaccCTGGTATTGACGACGCTTTAGATAATGAGAAAATTACTAagcttattgaatttttttaataaaaactggCGCAGTCTATAggatcaaatatcaatttttttagtaattggCGCCATCTAAaggatcaaataaaaaaatttccgtAATTGGCGCAGTCTATAggatcaaatattaattttttatcaaattaggCAGTTTTTAggatcaaatattaatttttttgtaacaggCGCAGTCTATAggatcaaatatcaatttttttagtaattggCGCCATCTACaggatcaaataaaaaaatttccgtAATTGGCGCAGTCTATAggatcaaatattaattttttatcaaattaggTAGTTTTTagtatcaaatattaatttttttcgtcaaTTAAGGCAGTTTTTAAGGTCAAATATCTTTAGTAATGGGCGCAGTCTATAggatcaaataataattttttcagtaactggcgcagtcaataggactATTAAACTATAGGATTACTCACCATAAACTGATTCCGGTTGAAGATGCGGCATCGTTGTACTCGGAAAATCGATATTCGATGAATTAGGACTACCGAAAAATTTCCTATTCCTCAATCTATAAACGAGAATCGCCATAGTACCAATCAATAGAATGGCCAAAATGAtaccttgaaaaaaaaataatcaaaaattttttttccaaaaaaaaaaaatcatcggaATATACCTATAACGATAATAGCGACTATAGCCGGTTCGTTGACATCGTTCGGTACGGGAATTTCGATCTTATGATCGTGTTTTTCTTCTTCCGATAAACTATCCTCGGGCGGTGTCGAGGTGGGTTCCGCCTCGACGGTGAAATTACCGTTCACGACGACGGAATCGAACGAAATCTCGCTTATCAGTATCCATTTAGAAGCGAAATATAATCGAACCCTAACGAACTTTCCGATTCTGTGGTGCAATTTAATCGATACGTTTCTAGAACTTTCGAATATTCGATCTTCGATGTATTCGTAGGTGATCGGCTCGCTTCGGGAGAACCGCTTCCCGCCTATACTAAAATCTACTTTGGCCATGGAAAAAAtctgaaagaaaacaaaaaacgatataaACGAATGAAGATTTAACGTCGGGAAATCGCACCTGCACTTCCTTGGTAAACTGATTGTTGCTATAAATATGCACGGACGAAAACTCTCGTATTCTATCGAATTCCGATACGATTTCGATTGGTCCGCCGTGTCTGGTATCGTTTTTCCAACCGACCCAAGTTTGACCGTCGTAAAAATCCGATTTGAAATCGTCGTGTCCGAATTTGCCGTCTGTCAATTGACCCAAACCGTTCTTCAGCATATTACCGTCCCAATCGCCGTCGTATCTACCAATAGgaacagaaaaaattatcaaaatacgTTGGAAACGATCAAAACAACCATAAAATTATCGAATATCGCTAGATGTTGCCAGTTATTGCTAAACTATCAGTATATGCTGCTATATTATGGCTAAATCCAGTTATGAACAACTATTTATTGCTATATTTTGATCATATCAGTATAAATTGCTAAATATCACTGTATTATAGCTATATATCACTATTTATGGCTACAATTTGATTAATATCGTTATAAATTGCTATATATATCGCTATATGTCATTTTGGTCCATATTGCtgtaaattgcaaaatatttttgaataaatcgcTACATTATAGCTAAATATATCACTATTTACTACTATATGTTGGTTAATGTAACTATAAATCGCTAAATATAACTATATTATGGctatatatcattttatttcaatgttttgcTTCATATTGCtgtaaattgcaaaatatttttgaataaatcacTATAATATAGCTACATATATCACTATTTACTACTATATGTTGGTTAATGTAACTATAAATC
This window encodes:
- the LOC130898600 gene encoding discoidin domain-containing receptor 2-like translates to MEKHPYQDFSFEDSIMKIFRSILLNFILGLLETSDAVDPSQCIAPLGMESGIIRDSDITASSSFDNGNVGPQNGRIRTDKNGGAWCPMKQATTEPDEWLQIDLRNVRMITATETQGRFGNGQGIEYAEAYILEYWRPKLHKWIRYHNSKGEEVITGNINPYLEAKRELDPPIWASKFRFYPYSYHKRTVCMRVELYGCQWTDGIISYSMPQGDKRGNNWEFYDFRYDGDWDGNMLKNGLGQLTDGKFGHDDFKSDFYDGQTWVGWKNDTRHGGPIEIVSEFDRIREFSSVHIYSNNQFTKEVQIFSMAKVDFSIGGKRFSRSEPITYEYIEDRIFESSRNVSIKLHHRIGKFVRVRLYFASKWILISEISFDSVVVNGNFTVEAEPTSTPPEDSLSEEEKHDHKIEIPVPNDVNEPAIVAIIVIGIILAILLIGTMAILVYRLRNRKFFGSPNSSNIDFPSTTMPHLQPESVYGFNEKESSIEAYGVTEIEDYRMVQGTMKSSLRSTLPLPHPGHITENNEYQEPYQAMKFAPYYSYSPVVMEMKDKINNTIEKQIKPTDNYEYVTPEGSNLPLLSDSDSTLTLYRNRLTSTSSKAPKTSTKSTHNEDIVKQSPTRQDAIAALKNRLDGNNLKEIPRHRLRMLTKLSEGAFGTVYIAEADSINEFSSTFCRLTRLVAIKFLKETAGDKERQDFFRDVRILAALEDQNIARVLGICSLDDPLCVVMEYLDQGDLCQFLRTNHPTYNTLTFDCLLYMSVQIASGMKYLETLNFVHRDLATRNCLIGNGYQIKICDFGTYNELYVNDYYKVDGYTPLPIRWMAWESVYQSRYTTKSDVWAFGVTLWEILTNCRQKPFDSMSDPDVMENLARHSRDDGQFKYLPRPSAHKDIYDLMMECWKRDETDRPTFREIHLFLQRKNLGYVPV